A genomic window from Luteolibacter sp. LG18 includes:
- a CDS encoding ABC transporter permease: MIFFQQLRGELRKLFGRPRSWMGYGAFIFLEAVILLVYKLDQVERENMRIIARNGLDFGTYYSSLSMTFMMILLSMFTLGSIFFALVGGDIVAKESEDGNLRLVFSRPVSRFRVLLVKYLAVAFYTFTFVLAVGLAGYLMAVAAVGREGGLLVMEQIMKVFAAFPTWNEGAPRLALGAVGLGVSMITLSSIAFMFSCFKIKPAAATIVTLSILFVDMILKAIEFFKPYEEWFITWRMSAWVFLLEKHIDWAKIAESYTLLFGLNATLFVIGWLAFQTRDFKT, from the coding sequence ATGATCTTCTTCCAGCAACTCCGCGGCGAACTCCGCAAGCTCTTCGGCCGCCCGCGCTCGTGGATGGGCTACGGGGCCTTCATCTTCCTAGAGGCCGTGATCCTGCTCGTCTACAAGCTGGACCAGGTGGAGCGGGAGAACATGCGCATCATCGCCCGCAACGGGCTCGATTTCGGGACCTACTACAGCTCGCTTTCGATGACCTTCATGATGATCCTGTTGAGCATGTTCACGCTCGGCTCGATCTTCTTCGCGCTGGTGGGCGGAGACATCGTGGCGAAGGAAAGCGAGGATGGAAACCTGCGGCTGGTGTTCTCCCGGCCGGTGAGCCGTTTCCGCGTGCTGCTGGTGAAATACCTCGCGGTGGCCTTCTACACCTTCACCTTCGTGCTGGCGGTGGGCCTGGCCGGTTACCTGATGGCGGTGGCGGCAGTGGGCCGCGAGGGCGGGCTGCTGGTGATGGAGCAGATCATGAAGGTCTTTGCCGCCTTCCCGACCTGGAACGAAGGCGCGCCGCGGCTGGCGCTGGGCGCGGTGGGCCTGGGCGTGAGCATGATCACCCTGTCCTCGATCGCCTTCATGTTCTCGTGCTTCAAGATCAAGCCGGCGGCGGCGACGATCGTGACGCTCTCGATCCTCTTCGTGGACATGATCCTGAAGGCCATCGAGTTCTTCAAACCCTACGAGGAATGGTTCATCACCTGGCGGATGAGCGCGTGGGTCTTCCTGCTGGAGAAGCACATCGACTGGGCGAAGATCGCCGAGTCCTACACCCTGCTCTTCGGCCTGAACGCCACCCTGTTCGTGATCGGCTGGCTGGCGTTCCAGACGCGGGACTTCAAGACGTGA
- a CDS encoding ABC transporter ATP-binding protein, with protein sequence MAAEPMLEVSGLWKEFGGKPALQDVSFTVQRGEIYGLLGHNGAGKSTTLGIILGMIAPRKGSVRIGGQDVSKDRAKALRKVGAIFESPAFYDYLTGWENLRQLMAYSGGFDEGLAREVVERVGLTSRVHSKVRTYSHGMRQRLALAQALLPEPEILLLDEPTDGLDPEGIRWFREFILGLREERGMTVLFNSHLLAEVELMCDRVAILRQGKRVHEGPVANLADEDPVFQVDLDPWGTACGLLATRGGEVLEPGRISLPPGLDPADFVACLVAGGVKVRAFSPVRRSLEDLYMEIRNNTTDHVDPHAIDR encoded by the coding sequence ATGGCCGCGGAACCGATGCTGGAAGTCTCCGGGCTGTGGAAGGAATTCGGCGGCAAGCCGGCGCTCCAGGACGTGTCCTTCACCGTCCAGCGCGGCGAGATCTACGGCCTGCTGGGCCACAATGGCGCGGGCAAGAGCACGACGCTGGGCATCATCCTCGGCATGATCGCGCCGCGGAAGGGCAGCGTGAGGATCGGCGGGCAGGACGTTTCGAAGGACCGCGCGAAGGCGCTGCGCAAGGTGGGCGCGATTTTCGAATCCCCCGCTTTCTACGATTACCTGACCGGCTGGGAAAACCTGCGGCAACTGATGGCCTACTCCGGCGGCTTCGACGAGGGACTGGCCCGCGAGGTGGTGGAACGCGTGGGGCTCACCTCCCGGGTCCACTCCAAGGTCCGCACCTACAGCCACGGCATGCGCCAGCGGCTGGCGCTGGCGCAGGCGCTGCTGCCGGAGCCGGAGATCCTGCTGCTGGATGAGCCCACCGACGGCCTGGATCCGGAGGGCATCCGCTGGTTCCGCGAGTTCATCCTGGGCCTGCGCGAGGAGCGCGGCATGACGGTGCTGTTCAACTCCCACCTCCTCGCCGAGGTCGAGCTGATGTGCGACCGGGTGGCGATCCTGCGCCAGGGCAAACGGGTCCACGAAGGGCCGGTGGCGAACCTGGCGGACGAAGACCCGGTGTTCCAAGTGGACCTCGACCCGTGGGGCACGGCCTGCGGGCTGCTGGCCACCCGCGGCGGCGAGGTGCTGGAACCGGGGCGGATCTCGCTGCCGCCGGGGCTCGATCCGGCGGACTTCGTGGCCTGTCTGGTGGCGGGCGGCGTGAAAGTGCGCGCCTTTTCGCCGGTGCGGCGCTCGCTGGAGGACCTCTACATGGAGATCCGGAACAACACCACCGACCACGTGGACCCCCACGCCATCGACCGATGA